A genome region from Megalobrama amblycephala isolate DHTTF-2021 linkage group LG18, ASM1881202v1, whole genome shotgun sequence includes the following:
- the stbd1 gene encoding uncharacterized protein stbd1: MTMKNSKPIALDRRDIHSLLDLIGGFGAVVAVGIIAMLSVCAAFFIYRSFRGQRGKGDENNGNETAEATVEGSSARRWKREGGDDRPTESTGECQDGKQECCSESSNLSDTDNMLLSTEISEKDLNESTLKDLEDITDELLTDLEPEMRDKTDSDLDQCVEMDPEENTVCEDHIQHEDDDDGGGREVLADVSVRSTQLDCQREDIEEYLDKSETGLSGDTDEPSETESAQEIIYQRHQLHVTTQSSSSSDQTVKPSNSKILLEEDEKMSTVEEANKKSEDNHDWRFPRTNNFDCCCYDNKSMVNHSNRFDFHNYLGFHPDNTFLVGSSTQVSLSHESGEKKTNEDSTSMEKKLEKNEISIMDAIMDNNEWLNVGAPEFRDLPWLTPTATSTEEKQTQFGKEGQVKTALAKEDEELANKRVATVPPLSQVVNVTFRIHYITYSPSQLVAVTGSLQELGAWESFIPLHRAKDGFWANTITLPVESQMEWKFVLVEDGRISRWEECGNRYLYLTSQDEEVYLDKCWGCC; encoded by the exons ATGACCATGAAGAACAGCAAACCGATTGCTCTGGATCGGCGCGATATTCACTCCCTGCTGGATCTGATCGGTGGCTTCGGTGCCGTAGTCGCCGTGGGGATCATTGCCATGCTGTCTGTGTGCGCCGCGTTCTTCATTTACCGATCCTTTAGAGGTCAGCGCGGGAAGGGCGACGAGAATAACGGGAACGAAACGGCTGAAGCAACGGTTGAAGGGAGCTCTGCTCGGAGGTGGAAAAGAGAGGGGGGTGATGATCGACCTACCGAGTCAACAG GAGAATGTCAGGATGGAAAGCAGGAGTGTTGCAGCGAATCCAGTAACCTCTCAGACACAGACAACATGCTCCTTTCTACTGAGATATCAGAGAAAGACCTGAATGAAAGCACTCTCAAGGACTTGGAGGATATTACAGATGAGCTTCTAACGGACTTAGAACCTGAAATGCGAGACAAAACGGATTCTGATCTGGATCAGTGTGTAGAAATGGATCCTGAAGAAAACACGGTATGTGAGGATCATATTCAGCacgaggatgatgatgatggtggtggACGTGAGGTTTTGGCTGATGTGAGTGTACGATCGACGCAATTAGATTGCCAACGTGAGGATATTGAGGAATATCTCGACAAATCTGAGACGGGACTGAGTGGAGACACAGATGAACCATCTGAAACCGAAAGCGCCCAGGAGATCATTTATCAGAGACATCAACTTCATGTCACTACTCAGAGCAGTTCTTCTTCAGACCAAACGGTTAAACCATCCAATAGTAAGATCCTATTAGAGGAAGACGAAAAGATGTCAACAGTGGAGGAAGCGAATAAGAAGTCTGAAGATAACCATGATTGGCGTTTTCCACGAACAAATAACTTTGATTGCTGTTGCTATGATAATAAGTCTATGGTCAACCACAGCAACAGGTTCGACTTCCACAACTACTTGGGCTTCCACCCTGATAATACCTTCCTTGTTGGGTCTTCAACACAGGTGAGCCTCTCACACGAGTCTGGTGAGAAGAAAACCAATGAAGATAGTACGTCAATGGAGAAGAAACTTGAAAAGAATGAGATTAGCATCATGGATGCCATTATGGACAATAACGAGTGGCTAAATGTAGGGGCACCAGAGTTCAGAGATCTTCCCTGGCTTACGCCAACTGCAACCAGCACTGAAGAAAAACAGACACAATTTGGAAAAGAAGGGCAAGTCAAGACTGCTTTAGCCAAAGAGGACGAAGAACTGGCGAATAAAAGAGTAGCGACTGTTCCGCCTTTATCGCAAGTGGTTAACGTAACCTTCAGGATTCACTACATCACATACTCTCCTAGCCAGCTGGTGGCTGTTACCGGGAGCCTTCAGGAGTTGGGGGCCTGGGAGAGTTTCATTCCACTCCACAGAGCCAAGGACGGGTTCTGGGCCAACACTATCACCCTCCCTGTGGAGAGCCAGATGGAGTGGAAGTTCGTCCTGGTGGAAGATGGAAGGATCTCTCGCTGGGAGGAGTGTGGAAACCGCTATCTCTATTTAACAAGCCAAGATGAAGAAGTCTATCTTGACAAGTGCTGGGGATGTTGCTGA
- the LOC125252512 gene encoding phospholipase A2 inhibitor and Ly6/PLAUR domain-containing protein-like: protein MDLQISVFLLFILFTAGHSLSCNLCASSSCTQQTCSNGSTNCFGLTTVVNTTITKLRGCNPASTCANGSLSFGSVKASTSCCNTDLCNSQDAPEPSNTTNVKKCFSCDGTTIKNCTNVLSCSGTEDRCFTVTDVNQTAVVKGCATKSVCDAATAVATIFNLANATCCDGNLCNGAQSVSQSFLFLCCSLLSYFLLH from the exons ATGGATCTGCAAATCTCAGTTTTTCTTCTCTTCATTCTTTTCACTGCAG gacACTCTCTCAGCTGTAATCTGTGTGCGTCGAGCTCTTGTACACAGCAAACATGCTCCAATGGATCTACCAACTGCTTCGGTTTAACAACTGTTG TAAATACTACCATAACTAAGCTTAGAGGTTGTAATCCAGCAAGTACCTGTGCAAATGGGTCCCTCAGCTTTGGCTCAGTAAAGGCCTCTACTTCCTGCTGTAACACAGACCTGTGTAACTCCCAAGATGCTCCAG agcCCTCTAACACCACGAATGTAAAGAAATGTTTCAGTTGTGATGGAACAACAATAAAGAACTGCACAAACGTTTTGAGCTGTTCAGGGACTGAAGACCGCTGCTTTACAG TGACTGATGTAAATCAGACAGCGGTTGTAAAAGGCTGTGCCACCAAATCAGTTTGTGATGCAGCAACAGCTGTAGCTACTATTTTTAACCTTGCGAACGCCACTTGTTGTGATGGGAACCTGTGTAACGGTGCTCAGAGTGTCTCCCAGAGCTTCCTGTTCCTCTGCTGTTCTCTGCTCTCCTACTTCCTGCTGCACTGA